Proteins found in one Coffea eugenioides isolate CCC68of chromosome 5, Ceug_1.0, whole genome shotgun sequence genomic segment:
- the LOC113771401 gene encoding putative F-box protein At1g67623 → MANEQKGRSTTCILSLPTEVLSEVLARVASCSSTDLFRAKLCCKLFYEVSEADNIYHRVSMDKFEIVPWSKNDQVSRFLKKCRESKNPEALYRKGVVDYFTDKHEDSALECLEEAANSGHADAAYALGIIYIFLGGDELKRKGMRLLSGLKKSRILKAKQFHPRHNLRALLRMIWVKNPLFLKPTPICCAMTHERKTSSWPMDADDVEEESTCEACACDEEIGAICAALPYR, encoded by the exons ATGGCCAACGAACAAAAAGGGCGTTCAACAACCTGCATCCTGTCCCTTCCGACCGAGGTGCTATCCGAGGTGCTTGCACGTGTCGCATCTTGTTCATCCACTGATCTTTTCCGGGCAAAACTATG CTGTAAGTTGTTTTACGAAGTTTCGGAAGCAGACAACATTTACCACCGGGTGTCAATGGATAAGTTTGAAATCGTGCCGTGGTCAAAAAACGACCAAGTGTCGAGGTTCTTGAAGAAGTGTAGAGAAAGCAAAAATCCAGAAGCCTTGTATCGAAAAGGAGTG GTTGATTATTTTACGGACAAGCATGAGGACTCAGCATTGGAATGCCTGGAAGAAGCTGCCAATTCAGGCCATGCGGATGCGGCATATGCGTTGGGAATAATTTACATCTTTCTTGGTGGGGACGAGTTAAAGCGCAAAGGTATGCGACTGCTGAGCGGGTTGAAGAAATCCAGAATTCTGAAAGCCAAACAATTTCATCCTCGTCACAATTTGCGAGCGCTGCTGAGGATGATATGGGTCAAGAACCCTTTGTTTCTAAAGCCAACGCCCATTTGTTGTGCCATGACACACGAGAGGAAAACATCTTCATGGCCTATGGATGCCGATGACGTGGAGGAGGAGAGTACATGTGAAGCCTGCGCTTGCGATGAAGAAATTGGAGCAATTTGTGCTGCCCTACCTTATCGTTAG